In Mobula hypostoma chromosome 23, sMobHyp1.1, whole genome shotgun sequence, the genomic window ctctgtcctaaagggacttccttctactctcaggctgtgtcctctggtcggactccccattataggaaacatcatccctGCATCCATtccatctgggcctttcaataagTCAGCCAACAACTATGGACACGTGGTCTTAAACTCATTGTCAGCCACTCAATGCAATTCCATAGAGAAAACTAAGTGGACAGTGCTGCAGGTTGGTATCAGGTCCTCTTCAGTGTGGATCCCAAGCCGGAATTCCGTAGACTGATGAAATGAAGTATTCATGGAGGAAGGAGAACTATGCCTGGACTGCTATTGAACAcgaacacgaacacacacacgGATGGCAGTGATAATTATATATTAGTGCATTAAGGAGAGTTCTAAAGAAGCTGAAAGATACTGATGACATTTATACAACTGTCACAGATCAGGGAAGTGTTTGCCATAGGCACATGTGAAATGATATTTCATTCTTCAGAACACACCTCAGACGAAAGCAATAATTACTTGGGATACTGGTGGCAGAGTTAAACCAGATTTCACCATtcttggggggaaaaaaaccacATTAAACCAAATGAGACATTCCCATCTGGCATGACCTTTATTTTGTAAAAATAATATAATCAGGGTTTCAACACTTAACGATATTTATCTAGCCTATTTACTCTGCCGGGACAATATACTGCAACTCCAGACCATCACTCTGCACACAGACTTTGGACCTGATCAGAAAGCTGAAACCTTGAACTGTTTTACTCCAAGTGCCAATTTTTAATGTGGAAGCTGCTACTGGATTTTTATAATGAGATAAACATTGATGTTTGTGTGACAAAAAGCTAATTTGATCATGTTATAAAAAATGTACATCAACGCAgagatttctgaacagataatGAAGCAACCccaaacactatctcactatttttgcactagttatatTTATATACACAGACCTCATTgcaatttatagcttttttatgtattgcactgtactgctgccacaaaacacgtaatctcacaacatatgccactgatattatACCCAATTTTGATACTGAAACAAATGAAATTCATCATTTGCATCAGCAAccagcagtccaaagatgtgctggggccagcctCTGCACGCTCTGTcggcatgcttccagtgccaacgtggcatgcccaaaatttactaatcctaacctgtacatctttggagaaaggaacacctggaggaaaacgTGCAGtaacagggagaagatacaaacgccttacagacagtggcagaattgtaGCCGAGTCATTGGCGCTGTAACAGTGCTATGCTAAATGCTTAGCTACAGTGCCACCGGGTTGGGAGTCAAACGGGCATTTCCTTTTAAGACTAATGATTTTAATCATTTTCAGTTACTAAACATGCATCAAGTAGAGCCAGTCTGCTTCGCAGCTTATCTGAACTATTTCAGGGCAAGTGTCACGTTTCAAAAACTGCCAGGATTGTGTCTACCCCACCCTGCCGCCCACTTAAATCACTGCTGGAAAGCCTAGACAGATATCCAGTATGCAACACCACATTTGTCAAGTCAACTGTGCGTGCAAACTTGAAACACTCGCACAGTTGGTTACACTTAATATGCATCTTAACACATGCTCTTCAACTAGGTTAAATTCCCCTTCTCAATGCTAGCTTGAGATAACATTAAGCTGTGCTCCACTGCTCCTGGAGGTTTAAGCAGAGACCAAATCAatagttgcatgccatcttgcacATTAACTTTATTAATGACACATTTGCAAACACATTAAAATAATCCATATTTATTGAGCCAGCTATACACATATGTACACAAGACCTGTACAGTTTTTTTAAAAGAACTGCTCGGGCTGAGTTGGGATTTTTGTGCAAACATTTGTGTCACATTTTAGTCAAGTGCTTCATTACGGAACCTCCCACCCCTCCCTTTTTGGTCTTTTTAAATGCCATGCATGAAATCTCCGAACAATTGGGAAGTTGTTTCGCTGGAACCCTTCCTGTACATTGAAGTGTTTGAATGCTTTAAAGTGGCCAAATAAATCATCCCGACCCTTCCCCAGCCCAATCAAAGCAGCTAGCTGTGAAGTATGTTGCTGTTACAAATGGCTGGCGACAAATTCCCTTTTCCCTTCATGGCAATATCATTGTCTTGAAAAGGAGCTGCAGAATCAAGACATCAACACAGTCTAATCCAGACCAACAACCCTTTGGCTTACTTACTTCAGACCTTCCACTACATCTGACTAAGTCACTCAGCATTTTAAATAGTATTTTCACCATCTACATTCTGAAAGGTCATCGACCCCAAGTGCCATTGTTTTCCTCCCCACAGACTGAGTGGTCTGCCAGCAACTGTTTCAGAAGCACccatctttcctacccacctatcAGTATTCTTCCCCCTCAGTCCCTCCATctcacatctcctccacaacacaGCTTTGCATTAACTACACCCGGTATTGGATTGGTTGTGAACGGAGTCCGGTCAGTAGATCCCAGTTCCCATTGGATTACACCCTCAATACTGGGGTTTCAGCAACCAATTACACAAAAGAAGCGTTCTTAAAAATTACCGGAGCTACATAGTGTCATAGGAATTGGTTCATTCTCCAATATTTACATATCATTGAGTCAAAACACTCAGAAGGTGAAAAGCCCCAATAAAAGTGCTGGAGGTTGCAACTGGTGACAGGTTGGGGAAAAGAGCACTTATGTACAAATGGGCTAGATGGGTGAATAAATATAGACAAGATTCCCGCTTTCAAGGAACAGTCAGATAACATTGCGGCAGGCTCTTGCCAAAAAGGCCTCTTACATTTTGTCTTGTTCTCTTCTCAGAACAGCAAACCCTGTAGTCGGTTAAAAACAACACACGTTTTCCATTTTGGTTAGAAACAGGAGATGGTGCTCTATGCATCAACAAACCCTGGAGATATTTCTACAAGGAATGAATAGCAACAAACTGCAAAACAGTAAATTACCTTCCACTGGGCAATGTTAATAACATGTACCATTACACTTGAAACTGCCCCACTCTTAAACTCCTAATGGAACTCTCCAATCCAGGTTGGAGCAGTAACGTCAGCCACCATTTAGTTACACACTTTCATCACAGACTTATGCGAGGGATCAGGTTAAGATAACCTACTGCTCACATTAAAACCCAATGGTGCGAACTGAGTATTGCAAAcctcaggtttattttcaccaaACCCTCGAAAGTGGATGGTAATTTGGCCAAGTTCTTCAAAACACAATTGCTTGCATAATAAATGCGAGAGTAATTTTAACTGTGCCAAATTACTTTCACAGCAAGCCGTCCAACGTGCGCAGTGGAATTTTATTGGAGTTGTGCCTTTGGGGgtcccaccccccccactccccgaCCCGCCCATTTCGGCGACGGGCTGGACGCAGCAGCCAAGTCTGGCAGCAGAATCCTCCATTCCCCAAAAGGATCTCACATCGAGCATCAAGAGAACCTCCATCCCCACACAGACTGAAGCCTGGGCTTAGTGGCCGACAGCTTCCAACGCAACCACCCTCCAGCCCCACCGACAATCTTTAGTCTGAACATACTAAAAggaattctaaaaaaaaatcaaatgcattCTTGCACTATGTTTCCTAACTAATACACATAATATGCCTTAACATTTCTAAAGGAAATCCTAAACTTTTGTGATTAAAAATAATTAGGAGACTAAGACACAAAGGGTAAAGAAACACAGTATTGAACAAGTTCAGAAGCAATTTGACAGTCGAGAGCTGAACTGGATTTCTGGGTGAAAACACGTCAGTGGGGAGCACCATTTTAACTGCTGCTGAAGTCTGTCACTTCGAGTTCCACACTGGACAAAAACCTCCTGGTCGCCTTCCTGCAGTTGTAATCCACAGTGGTGGTGTAGACAGTCTTTGCATACTTGGGGTACACGATGACTGCGCTGAGGAACCGCAGCGGTTTGTGCTGAAACTCGAACTTCAACTCTGTCTTGTAGTTCCGCCACGTGCAGTCAGGAACACAGATGACTGTCTGGCTGCAGGAGCCAACTCCCAAGGTGTGCTGCAGGAACACATTGTTGACGTAATGCCGGTCTGAGTCATACTTCACGGAGGAGGTGTACCTGAAGCACAGAGACAAAGGACGGTTCATTCATTAAAGgctttttttcctcccctccctggGTTTAGAAGTCAACATGCCCATGACCCACTGCTCTCTCTCACTTTCATCACATCAGCAATGAACAGCAACCCAGACAAACAGCTGCTATGGGAATTTTACTCAATAATGGAAAATAATCTTTATGGCGGATTCCAAGCCAATTATATTTAAAAACTAGTATCGTGGCTCATCTTATCACAGAAGACAATTTTGCAACCCTCCCATGGGATGGGAGGTTGGGGAACACATTTAGCAAAGCCTACGTTTATAACTGAATCATTGAAAGGCCCGTCAGTCAAGCCAGTCCAGAAGCATTTGTACAGCACTTCTACATCAACAGCGTTGCCCACTGGTTGGACAGTTCCAGAAGTCAGATACTACAAATGCCAGAATCCAAATCCCACTACATTCACAACTGTAAACTTTTGTCAAAGCAGACAGGCAATTTGAGCTTTCCCACCAACATCCACTGGAGatgaaggagatggtgatggactttaggaagaccaagccagcactgcttcctgttactactgatggtgacgatgtggatgtggtgaggacctacaagtacctggatgacagacttgagtggagcaccaatacagaggctgtgtacaagaagggccagagttgcctctacttcctgaggagagagaggtcctttggagtatgcagaccCTCTCCTTCACATCTTCTACCAGTCTGATGTTGTCAGTAGTGTACTGGGACAACGGCATCAACACTGGTGATGCCGACAGGCTCAAtagactgattagaaaggcttaATCTGTTATAGGAGGCAaagtggacacactggaggctgtgatagaacaaagatCCCTTCAGAAAATCCtggctggtcctggcttttatgctgcagtactgtttcctggatggtagcagctggaatagattgtggttggggtgactggggtgacttgggtccccaacgATCCTAcgtgccctttttacacacctgtctttgtaaatgtcctgaatagtgggaagttcacaactacagatgcgctgggctgtctgtaccactctctgcagagtcctgtgattaagggaggtacagtccccataccagacagtgatgcagccagtcaggatgctctcaattgtgcccctgtaaagagttcttaggatctgggggcccataccaaacttcctcaaccgtctgaggtgaaaaaggtgTTGTTGTGCCTTTCTCcaccactcagctggtgtgtacagaccacgcgaggtcctcggtgatgtggatgccgaggaactcaCCCtccgcatgccaccttggctgaacagaggagaacttttagtaatagactaagacagctGTGCTGTTCCAAAAAGTgccatatgaggtcattcttacctttgGCCATtagggctctataatgagtcaacctatagctggggaagtgaccAGAACCCCCAATTACACTGTTTAAAATgacgtttttttttaattctttcttacttctcttctaataggtgtacatctgtgcacttgtaatgctactgtgaccccaatttcctttgggatcaatatagTATCTATCTATATCTGGTCTGTGCCTATTACCCTCTGTTCATATAGAAAGCAGAACATcaaacactttttttttaaattcaagattgtttaagattcaaaattgtttaatgccatttccagtatacaagtgtaaagggaaACAAATCTGTTagtccggatctgatgcagcacaaaaatataataaaaaagcatagtaaatacaaatacataagataCATCGAttgtttgtatgtccataaagtgatccacgttacaggagtgtctgtacccAAGGTGACTgggaggaaatgataaagtagtggtgggtggaggtgttgaacaGCCTTATTATTTGGGCTTCATCACACCTAGTACTGGTACCCCCTCCCCCAACCGGGCTGCGCTCTCAGCTCGCTGCTTTTCACACTGCTGACGCACGACCGCACCACTAGATCTAATTTGAACTGATTCATCCAGCTCGCTGATGACACGACCGGGACTGGCCCCGGCCACAAGGAGGACGAGACGGCATGTGGAGAGGAGCTCGAGGAGCCGGTACGATGGTGCCAGCACAACAGCTGGAGTCTCAACGTGGACGAGACCAAAGAGGTGACTGTGGACTTTCGGAAGGCGcgggctgaccactcctcactggcACGTATGCGGCTCCTCCGTGGAGAGTTAGCAGCACCAAGTTTGTGGGCagacgatctcacctggtccttcaacaccacctctttagtcaagaaagcaccgCAGCatttccacttcctgaggagattggggTGTGGTGTCCTCCCCTGCCCCAAttttaacctttttttttaaaaaacaggagCATCGTCAAGTGTGTCCcacccagctgcatcactgcctgatctAGGAATTGcgaggcatctgaccacaagtccctatAAAGGATTTCAAGGTTTACTGAGGGGTTCATCAGGGTCCCTCTTCCATCCAGAGAtaattatcaggagcactgcataagCAGGGCCCTTAACATGGGCAAAGATCCATCCCATCCaaccaacaatctctttgaccccctaccgtCAGGCAGGGGGTACCGTAACATTAGGACAGGAACCATCAGGATGCGAAACAACCTCTTTCCCCAGGCTGTAAGAgcactgaactccctgtcaccatgCAGGTCTCATCACATCTGAAGTACCAGTGGCGTTATActattttactttttaaacttttatcataaatgcaccttattatttgtggtaatagtactatgtgtgtgagttatatgtactgcgttatgcaccttggtctggaagaactgtttcaattggtggtatacatgtatacagctgagtgacaaacttgaacttgaaataactgtttttgaatctagcAGTCCTGACGTCATTGCAAGTACAGTACATAATCAGTGAATGGTGCTGGATGTGCACTGGGagtagtgttcagttctggtcacctcatcataggaagggtgtaaaagctttagagagagtgcagaggaggtttacctggcgctgcctggataagagagcatgtctcaatgaggataggttgagcaagctaggggttttctcttaggagcgaaggaggatgagaggtgaattgacAGAGATgcacaagataagaggcatagatcaagtggatagacaaaccttttccccagggcagaagtaGCTAATACAGGAGGCACAATTTTAAAGCTATTGGAGGAAAATACAGTAGGGTTGCTAgaattaatttttatttaaaaaaagacagaatTCAGTGCATTAAACGGCCGGCTGGTAGCGcagtggtatcagcactggactccggagcgaaggctcccgagtttgaatccaagtcgggctgccactccacacccccccccccgccgcccccccccgggcacactttccatccgtgctgggttgagcgttgagctagcctcgtaaaaaacaagggttgagtcaggaatgttcatatcatgacccggttaatccgaaaggagaccaatcctgacactacgcACCAGACAAGAacggctgactgtctggtgcgacacgctaggaAGGAAGTGCATTAAACATCCTCCCATGAGTGGTAGTGGGGTTAGATACGCAAGGGGCATTTaggaaacttttagataggcacatggaaggtagaaaaagagagggttatgtaggagggaaaagttagattgatcttagactgggttaaaaggacagcacacattgtgggccaaagggtctgtaaagTACTGTAGTATTCAATGTTTTCCATTCCATATTCAGCAACCGCAGATTATTTCTGAAGCATAATGTTGCTCAACAGGCAAAAAAAAGCACATTTTTCAACAAGAAGGGTTAACAGAAGCAACCCGTTATCTCAAACAAACTACACTTGACTCACATCGCTAAAGGCATTAACTCGGGAAAAACACCCACATGGATGAGTAACTTAGGAGTCATGCTGGGGCCCAATGGGtgggtgagagagaaagagagaaaaaacaacaaCACACAAGATGCAACATGTTATTTCATCAGATAACAGCAGCTGAGTGTTTGTGGGGTGAGGATGACGCACAAGGTGAGGCTGGGCTGGTTAGGTTTTCATTCACGCGATGCCAATGAACTGGAACCCAgaaatcaataaaattgaaatctTGACATAGTCCAACAATATCAATATCAGGAATGTGGCGACAGAACAGACAGACCAAAGGAAACAACAGACAAGTGGCGGGTACTATCCtttaactatcaggctcctgaaccagagtggaaaaATTCACTCACCGcaacactgaacacaaacaaATAAAGCACATGTTTAAAAGTGAGATGTCTGGGATAATCCACTAACCGGCTCAGAGTCCGGGTTCTTAAATGGGTTTTCAAGAGTTCATTCAGACAGTAGTCAGGTGTTTCTATCCATCTCCCTTCTGGGCAACAAGCTCTGGACCCTTATCGTTCATCTGGTCCAGCAGGTTTTTCTCACCTTCCCTTCAGCTGCACATGGGCACCATGGTGGTGTAGAGGTTAGTGCGACACTacacagcttggggcatcggagttcagaattcaattccaccATCATCTGTAAGgccgacatcccacctctcccggaacttccgggagtctcccgcatattaatagtggctccctgatgcccgcaaattatatacaatatcatggaaatcaagttttttgagagcgagcgagagaaaagcaaaagagagcgcgagagcgaccacgagagagagtgtgCGCGCGAGAGCGAGAGTGAAGGCAAACGAGCGTGCGAGCAAGAGCGCGCCAGCTACCACGAGAGAGAGTGTGCGCGCGAGAGCGAGAGTGAAGGCAAGCAAGAGCGCAAGCAAGCGagggagagcgagcgagcgaccacgagagagtgtGCGCGCGAGAGCGAGAGTGAAGGCAAATGAGCGTGCGAGCAAGAGCGCGCCAGCgacgagagagagagcaccaGCGAGAGCacgccattgcagagtgttccaaaaaaaaacgtacgtcaccccagactacactaaagtgtacccctgcctaatagggggcaaaataatgacagtgttgctcactgcactgtttgcaacagtgacttttctattgcccatggtgggttaagactgtaaaagacatgttgaggtgagtttaacaggtgtcattcgttcattagcatagctaacgtcatttaaactagctggctagctgctaaggagctactctattgcagacatcccacctctcctggaagtctcccgcaaattgatggtgctacctccctgaaatgagtttttgcagggtgggatgtctggtaaggAGTCTGTGTATCCTCCCCGTGaaatgtgtggatttcctccgacAGTCTGAGGATCTGCTTGGGGAGCCCACGAGTATCGCTGTGCTTCTGGCAGCTGCCTAGCATTCCCATAACTTACTGACCTTGCTTCGATAGAATGTGGGGGAGCCTgggacacccagaggaaactagCTGTTCACAGGGAGTACGTACAGACAGAGCGTTGAACCCCAGTCGCTGACATCGCAAAGCGTTAAGCTAGCCACCACACTACTGTACCACCCGAACAGACCAACAGCCTTCGGCCGTGCATCAGCGATCCACGGACATCTCGACCGGTCAgagagagggggaacccactaaTCACCTGATCTCCTTCGGTGGCAGAGGGTCAACTTCAACTCCTTCTCCGAACGAGAGTGGGTGGAGTCTCGGTCCAAGGCCAGCATTCTGGAAAGTGGAAGTAATCAAAGGGTCctacaaagaaagaaaaaggaaaataaatgaacATACAAACAAAAGGGTAGGCCACTTGAACCAGAGTCTACTCACGCATTCAACAAATCAGCGGCTAATCTGAACAAAGCCAGCTCTgcattcctccccccaccccatctccagCAGCCAGTGATCCACCTTCTTGCTCAAAGTTCTAAGTTtaaaagttcatagtaaatttatgatcaaaatatgtatatatcaccatgtacTGATATGGATTTTCTTTCAGGTATTCACAGCAggataaagaaatgcaataggatCATTGGAAAACTacatcaaagactgacaaacaactgatgtgcgaaagataaactgtacaaataaatgaCATGTAACGAGTCCAACACAGCTGCCAACAAATCCAAACATTCTGTACTCGCTGATCTTTGAGGAAGGAAGTTCCAGTGACTCAGGACCCTCATAATTACACCTCATCTACCGTGAAGTGAGTCACAGTAAACTTATTAACCAAGTACatgtacatcaccatatactaccctg contains:
- the rflnb gene encoding refilin B isoform X1, encoding MVGSLNLQEVTGPLVEPKRLGERVLDSPDSGLPPSPSPTPSVWLPSPGSLAENRLLEQDDHGFPSRGHPRASDPLITSTFQNAGLGPRLHPLSFGEGVEVDPLPPKEIRYTSSVKYDSDRHYVNNVFLQHTLGVGSCSQTVICVPDCTWRNYKTELKFEFQHKPLRFLSAVIVYPKYAKTVYTTTVDYNCRKATRRFLSSVELEVTDFSSS
- the rflnb gene encoding refilin B isoform X2 → METTRVLIIFFCTVCLLRICCWSAFVCNRNPPQACEQQTIPVENSQDSWPISPLQDPLITSTFQNAGLGPRLHPLSFGEGVEVDPLPPKEIRYTSSVKYDSDRHYVNNVFLQHTLGVGSCSQTVICVPDCTWRNYKTELKFEFQHKPLRFLSAVIVYPKYAKTVYTTTVDYNCRKATRRFLSSVELEVTDFSSS
- the rflnb gene encoding refilin B isoform X3 translates to MNDPLITSTFQNAGLGPRLHPLSFGEGVEVDPLPPKEIRYTSSVKYDSDRHYVNNVFLQHTLGVGSCSQTVICVPDCTWRNYKTELKFEFQHKPLRFLSAVIVYPKYAKTVYTTTVDYNCRKATRRFLSSVELEVTDFSSS